One window of Leptotrichia sp. oral taxon 498 genomic DNA carries:
- a CDS encoding D-alanyl-D-alanine carboxypeptidase family protein → MKMNKKILFSMLFFGVSSMAFSEDYFDYKALLVGDVNGNIIKEDNSSTVRPLASVTKIMTVILTMDKIKSGQISYDTKVTVSAKAAKVPYGVTLVAGKQYTVRDLLKATIIKSSNNAAYALGEFVGGSIPNFVNMMNQKAQQFGLYSLRYCSPNGLPPSYTGSCMDQGNAKDLYKLAQIVVKDYSDYLDFSRNKVDYIDNGNTKVSSTNTLLGNVIGVDGLKTGYHDAAGSNIVLTAIRDGNRMITVILGSAHAKDRNAIGAREINEYYANGYGRNNNYAQNTNNNNNNNNNSSPNKGNKISQFFNSLVGRNSDGTRKIKVVNKNDIVAIVKIGNDKFNLYPAKDVEIEAKEKPRLKYSVTLNPGISRQSRGQVVGTYTATDGIQTFTGELIMK, encoded by the coding sequence ATGAAAATGAATAAGAAAATATTGTTTTCAATGTTATTTTTTGGAGTATCTTCAATGGCTTTTTCAGAAGACTATTTTGATTATAAAGCACTTTTAGTGGGAGATGTAAACGGGAATATAATTAAAGAGGACAATAGCAGTACAGTTAGACCACTGGCATCTGTAACAAAAATTATGACTGTAATTTTGACAATGGATAAAATAAAAAGTGGACAAATTTCTTATGACACCAAAGTTACAGTTTCGGCAAAAGCGGCAAAAGTTCCTTATGGAGTGACTTTAGTTGCAGGAAAACAATATACAGTAAGAGATTTATTGAAAGCAACAATTATAAAATCATCAAATAATGCGGCTTATGCACTAGGAGAATTTGTTGGAGGAAGTATTCCAAATTTTGTAAATATGATGAATCAAAAAGCGCAGCAATTTGGTCTGTATTCACTAAGATATTGTTCTCCAAACGGATTGCCGCCAAGTTATACAGGTTCTTGCATGGATCAGGGAAACGCAAAAGATTTATATAAATTGGCACAAATCGTAGTAAAAGATTACAGCGATTACTTAGATTTTTCAAGAAATAAAGTGGATTATATTGACAATGGAAATACAAAAGTTTCTTCAACTAATACTCTTTTGGGAAATGTCATTGGAGTTGATGGATTAAAGACAGGTTATCACGACGCAGCTGGGTCAAATATTGTACTTACAGCAATTCGTGACGGAAATAGAATGATTACCGTAATTTTAGGTTCTGCTCATGCCAAAGATAGAAATGCAATTGGAGCTCGAGAAATAAACGAATATTATGCAAATGGATACGGTCGAAACAATAATTATGCACAAAATACAAATAATAATAATAATAATAATAATAATTCGTCACCAAATAAAGGAAACAAAATTTCTCAATTTTTTAATTCGTTAGTTGGAAGAAATAGTGATGGAACTAGAAAAATAAAAGTAGTTAATAAAAATGATATAGTTGCGATAGTAAAAATTGGAAATGACAAATTTAATTTGTATCCGGCAAAGGATGTGGAAATTGAAGCAAAAGAAAAGCCGCGTTTAAAATACAGTGTTACTTTAAATCCAGGAATTTCAAGACAAAGTAGAGGACAAGTGGTCGGAACATACACTGCAACAGACGGTATTCAAACTTTTACCGGGGAATTAATAATGAAATAA
- a CDS encoding TatD family hydrolase, giving the protein MAKIIDTHTHIYDEQFAEDFDEVLERIDEQLEGAVVIGCDLETSLTSVALANKYPFIYAVIGVHPVDIKKYNDEVEKELERLALNEEKVVAIGEIGLDYHWMEDPKDEQIAVFKKQMELAERVKKPVVIHTREALQDTINVLKEYPNVGGILHCYPGSLEAAKPLLDRYYIGIGGTLTFKNNKKTKELVRELPLEKIVLETDCPYLTPVPFRGKRNEPIYTKYVAEEIARIKEISVEEVIKVTTENAKKIYGIK; this is encoded by the coding sequence ATGGCAAAAATAATAGACACACATACACACATTTACGACGAGCAATTTGCAGAAGATTTTGATGAAGTTTTGGAACGGATTGATGAGCAGCTGGAAGGTGCTGTTGTTATTGGGTGTGATTTGGAAACTTCGCTTACGAGTGTGGCTCTTGCGAATAAATATCCGTTTATTTATGCGGTGATTGGAGTTCATCCTGTGGATATTAAGAAGTATAATGATGAAGTGGAAAAAGAATTGGAGCGACTGGCTTTGAATGAGGAAAAGGTTGTTGCGATTGGGGAAATTGGACTGGATTATCATTGGATGGAAGATCCGAAAGATGAGCAAATTGCTGTGTTTAAAAAGCAGATGGAACTTGCTGAAAGAGTGAAAAAGCCTGTTGTGATTCATACGAGGGAAGCGTTGCAGGATACGATTAATGTTTTGAAGGAATATCCGAATGTTGGCGGGATTTTGCATTGTTATCCGGGATCGCTTGAGGCGGCAAAACCTCTTTTGGATAGATATTACATCGGAATTGGCGGGACTTTGACATTCAAGAATAATAAAAAGACGAAAGAGCTTGTGAGAGAACTTCCTTTGGAAAAAATTGTCCTAGAAACAGATTGTCCATATTTGACGCCAGTTCCTTTTAGAGGAAAAAGAAATGAGCCGATTTACACAAAATATGTGGCAGAGGAAATTGCTAGAATTAAAGAAATTTCTGTGGAAGAAGTTATAAAAGTGACTACGGAGAATGCGAAGAAAATTTATGGGATAAAATAA
- the cobS gene encoding adenosylcobinamide-GDP ribazoletransferase, whose protein sequence is MKNIFEQLIILTKFMTRIPIPIKVDYDPKKLGKSIKFFPFVGLAIGLILYYSSIILVKFSKNNLINALIVIVIELMTVGIIHIDGLCDTFDGLFSYREKEKMLEIMKDSRIGTNGAIILVLYFIAKILFISEIFSINLKYLIIYPVLARLATPINAAFSDYARKNGMSNFIISQNSAFEGIFSIILAVALSFLIFSFKGFELFLGAFLFIIFFMQFVKKKIGGVTGDTMGAALELTAIFALFLAIFLK, encoded by the coding sequence ATGAAAAATATTTTTGAGCAGCTTATCATTTTAACAAAATTTATGACAAGAATCCCAATTCCCATAAAAGTCGATTATGATCCCAAAAAACTTGGGAAGTCGATAAAATTTTTCCCATTTGTGGGACTGGCAATTGGACTTATTTTATATTATTCGAGCATAATTTTGGTAAAATTTTCAAAAAATAATTTGATAAATGCTTTGATTGTTATAGTTATAGAGCTGATGACAGTTGGAATAATTCATATTGACGGGCTTTGTGACACATTCGACGGGCTTTTTAGTTACAGGGAAAAAGAAAAGATGCTTGAAATAATGAAAGATTCGAGAATTGGGACAAATGGAGCGATAATTTTAGTCTTATATTTTATTGCAAAAATTTTATTTATTTCAGAAATTTTTTCTATAAATTTAAAATATTTGATAATTTATCCAGTCTTAGCAAGACTTGCCACTCCAATAAATGCCGCTTTTTCAGATTATGCCAGAAAAAATGGGATGAGCAATTTTATAATTTCACAAAATTCTGCTTTTGAAGGAATCTTTTCGATAATTTTAGCGGTGGCTTTATCCTTTCTAATATTTAGTTTTAAAGGATTTGAGCTATTTTTAGGAGCTTTTTTATTTATAATTTTTTTTATGCAGTTTGTAAAAAAGAAAATTGGCGGTGTGACAGGTGACACGATGGGTGCAGCGCTTGAATTAACGGCAATTTTTGCATTATTTTTAGCAATTTTTTTGAAGTGA
- a CDS encoding YebC/PmpR family DNA-binding transcriptional regulator: MGRHGTIAGRKEAQDKKRAASFTKLVRLITVAARGGENPEFNVALKHAIEKAKAINMPNDNINRAIKKGAGTDGSTSFETLNYEGYGPAGVAIIVETLTDNKNRTASSVKHAFDRNGGKLGVSGSVSYMFGRKGEIIIEKTDDIDEEALMEVALNAGMEDMETLDDSFYITTDPSSFDEVADALREAGYTLLEADIQYLPSIEVETLSDDDLQKLRKLIEVLENDDDVQKVHHNYAGEL; the protein is encoded by the coding sequence ATGGGAAGACACGGTACAATAGCTGGTCGTAAAGAAGCGCAAGATAAAAAAAGAGCTGCATCATTTACAAAACTTGTAAGACTTATAACAGTTGCAGCAAGAGGTGGGGAAAATCCAGAATTTAATGTCGCACTAAAACACGCAATTGAAAAAGCAAAAGCAATTAATATGCCTAATGATAACATCAACAGAGCGATTAAAAAAGGTGCGGGAACAGATGGTTCGACATCATTTGAAACATTAAATTATGAAGGATATGGACCTGCAGGGGTTGCAATTATTGTGGAAACATTAACTGACAACAAAAATAGAACTGCTTCGTCTGTAAAACATGCTTTTGACAGAAATGGGGGAAAACTTGGAGTTTCTGGCTCTGTTTCGTATATGTTTGGAAGAAAAGGTGAAATTATAATTGAAAAAACTGACGATATTGACGAAGAAGCGTTGATGGAAGTTGCATTAAACGCTGGAATGGAAGATATGGAAACTTTGGATGACAGTTTTTACATCACAACTGACCCAAGTTCTTTTGATGAAGTGGCAGATGCGCTTAGAGAAGCTGGATACACATTGTTAGAAGCTGATATTCAGTATTTGCCGTCAATCGAAGTGGAAACCCTTAGCGATGATGATTTACAAAAATTAAGAAAATTAATTGAAGTTTTGGAAAATGATGACGATGTGCAAAAAGTTCACCACAACTATGCAGGAGAATTATAA
- a CDS encoding S-ribosylhomocysteine lyase — translation MERIASFTVDHKKLNRGIYVSRIDEINGNYITTFDVRMKLPNREPVINIAELHTMEHLGATFLRNHPTWKNEVVYFGPMGCRTGFYVILKGKLESKDIIDLMKELYKFMAEFKGEIPGATAIECGNYLDQNLAMANFESKKFLEETLENLTEANLVYPE, via the coding sequence ATGGAAAGAATAGCAAGTTTTACAGTAGATCATAAAAAATTAAACAGAGGAATTTATGTGTCAAGAATTGACGAAATCAACGGAAATTACATCACAACTTTTGATGTAAGAATGAAGCTGCCAAACAGAGAACCAGTAATAAACATCGCAGAACTTCATACAATGGAACATTTAGGAGCAACATTTTTAAGAAATCATCCAACTTGGAAAAATGAAGTTGTATATTTTGGACCAATGGGTTGCAGAACAGGATTTTATGTAATTTTAAAAGGAAAATTAGAATCAAAAGACATCATTGACTTAATGAAAGAACTTTACAAATTCATGGCAGAATTTAAAGGCGAAATCCCAGGAGCGACTGCAATTGAATGTGGAAACTATTTGGATCAAAACTTGGCGATGGCTAATTTTGAATCGAAAAAATTTTTGGAAGAAACTTTGGAGAATTTGACGGAAGCGAATTTGGTTTATCCTGAATAG
- a CDS encoding histidine phosphatase family protein gives MTELLFIRHGETDHNKNRLFYGHLDPDINQTGIEQLNKTKLKLQKFEEKIDVVFCSDLRRCRQSLEILEISNKVKRNFTKELREINFGILEGKTYEEIEAENPYYIEQIENNWKYFKVEGSESVFELQNRIVKKTEEIIKNYQNKKILVVVHGGVIQSLISYYLTKNLDFYWNFQVDNGSITKMTVTKDNFVYFNYINR, from the coding sequence ATGACAGAGTTATTATTTATTAGGCATGGGGAAACAGACCATAATAAAAACAGATTATTTTATGGGCATCTTGACCCAGATATTAATCAAACTGGGATTGAGCAGTTAAATAAGACAAAATTGAAGTTGCAAAAATTTGAAGAAAAAATAGATGTTGTTTTTTGCAGCGACTTGAGACGATGTCGACAAAGTCTTGAAATACTTGAAATTTCAAATAAAGTTAAAAGAAATTTTACAAAAGAATTGAGAGAAATTAATTTTGGAATTTTGGAAGGGAAGACCTATGAAGAAATTGAAGCTGAAAATCCTTATTATATCGAACAAATAGAAAATAATTGGAAATATTTTAAAGTTGAAGGTAGCGAAAGTGTTTTTGAATTGCAAAATAGAATTGTAAAAAAAACCGAAGAAATCATAAAAAATTATCAAAATAAAAAAATTTTAGTAGTTGTCCACGGCGGCGTAATTCAGTCGCTAATCAGCTATTATCTTACAAAAAACTTGGATTTTTACTGGAATTTTCAAGTTGACAATGGAAGTATTACAAAAATGACGGTGACAAAAGATAATTTTGTTTATTTTAATTATATAAATAGATAA
- a CDS encoding S8 family serine peptidase produces MKKIKFLIMLFSIVLNANIFCAKLNYTNKKTKVSDYDVKENIVKYQKSEYKKGQIYYAITDNTTGYDNWEKEVGGELPRTYLPKNWKKIGKHPLKDQAGEDHTTLVTKTFLETAGLDASQVINYGAENEWNMMEGIFSYSTSTSYYSPYMLTDNAWYFGNVINETLLNNYMPRLATTNTDDRNLLIIALPNAEKRKNGSNADVILNDATAKFPLYSDEVEKLFRSQRIMVDATNCFVPGKKDVTNPILLNESYRGKRISDFSSKCTMSQMNNEVGADALYARGNTIVALGNIYSRVDGSNKFGTSFATPRTAGYAALILNKFKGLTYHQVKEILLTTAYRERDRLDNQMGWGIVDIRKALNGPTNLNAGLIEENKFYTGMYDKIFNKKSNDIYFWAEPETDWVWSNDIDSGLSDKPSGTSSYIVSFDKNDNSKTKRLTIQNYLPSEENFYKETSKYVPGLRKAGKHKLTITGDLLYGGETQVLEGTLKLTGNIPDSTIVVYEGATLELCGNANKVVLAGGKIEACPSAKYTLVNEDREDIEVNKTKVIDIPKLFYFTQSDKIETKNFKNYDKYNKFLNQHYNHITGVWNLEKMPENEFFGTKNQVYAHDYSYKLTGKWDFTDTYEFYKYMTQK; encoded by the coding sequence GTGAAAAAAATAAAATTTTTAATAATGCTTTTTAGCATAGTTTTAAATGCGAATATTTTTTGTGCAAAGTTGAATTATACTAATAAAAAAACAAAAGTATCTGATTACGATGTGAAAGAAAATATTGTAAAATATCAAAAAAGTGAGTATAAAAAAGGTCAAATTTACTATGCTATAACGGATAATACAACAGGTTATGACAATTGGGAAAAAGAAGTTGGGGGTGAGTTACCACGAACATATCTTCCTAAAAATTGGAAAAAAATAGGGAAACATCCGTTAAAAGATCAAGCAGGTGAAGACCATACGACACTTGTCACAAAAACTTTTCTTGAAACAGCAGGACTTGATGCGAGTCAAGTGATAAATTATGGTGCTGAAAATGAATGGAATATGATGGAAGGAATATTTTCATACAGTACAAGTACGTCATATTATTCTCCGTATATGTTGACAGATAATGCATGGTATTTTGGAAATGTAATAAATGAAACGCTTTTAAATAATTATATGCCAAGACTTGCGACAACAAATACAGATGATAGAAATTTATTAATAATAGCTCTTCCGAATGCTGAAAAAAGGAAAAATGGTTCTAATGCCGATGTAATACTTAATGATGCAACCGCAAAATTTCCTTTGTATAGTGATGAAGTTGAAAAATTATTTAGAAGTCAGCGTATAATGGTTGATGCTACAAATTGCTTTGTTCCAGGGAAAAAAGATGTAACAAATCCTATTTTGCTAAATGAAAGTTATAGAGGTAAAAGAATATCAGATTTTTCAAGTAAATGTACGATGTCGCAAATGAATAATGAAGTTGGAGCAGATGCGTTGTATGCACGTGGAAATACGATAGTAGCACTTGGAAATATATATAGTAGAGTAGATGGCTCAAATAAATTTGGAACAAGTTTTGCAACGCCTAGAACTGCTGGATATGCAGCACTGATTTTGAATAAATTTAAAGGACTGACTTATCATCAGGTAAAAGAAATTCTTTTGACAACAGCTTATCGTGAAAGAGATAGACTTGACAATCAGATGGGCTGGGGAATTGTGGATATAAGAAAAGCACTTAATGGTCCGACAAATTTGAATGCGGGATTGATTGAAGAAAATAAATTTTATACTGGGATGTATGATAAAATTTTCAATAAAAAAAGTAACGATATTTATTTTTGGGCTGAGCCGGAAACTGACTGGGTATGGAGTAACGATATAGACAGCGGATTAAGTGACAAACCAAGTGGGACATCAAGTTATATAGTGTCTTTCGATAAAAATGATAACAGTAAAACAAAAAGATTGACGATACAAAATTATTTGCCAAGTGAAGAAAATTTTTATAAGGAAACTAGTAAATATGTACCAGGACTTAGAAAAGCCGGGAAACATAAATTGACTATAACTGGGGATTTGCTTTATGGCGGAGAAACTCAAGTTTTGGAAGGAACGCTGAAACTTACTGGAAACATACCTGACAGTACAATAGTTGTTTATGAAGGGGCGACTCTTGAACTTTGTGGAAATGCGAATAAGGTTGTACTTGCTGGTGGGAAAATTGAAGCATGTCCGAGTGCTAAATATACGCTTGTGAATGAAGACAGGGAAGATATTGAAGTAAATAAAACAAAAGTGATTGATATTCCAAAACTTTTCTACTTTACTCAGAGTGATAAAATAGAAACTAAGAATTTTAAAAATTATGATAAATATAATAAATTTTTAAATCAACATTACAATCATATAACAGGAGTTTGGAATTTGGAAAAAATGCCAGAAAATGAATTTTTTGGTACAAAAAATCAAGTTTATGCACACGATTATTCTTATAAGCTGACTGGTAAATGGGATTTTACCGATACTTATGAATTTTATAAATACATGACACAAAAATAA
- a CDS encoding PFL family protein gives MNLLPDEILETIDMIEMQNLDVRTVTMGISLLDCIETSAEKTAENIYNKIVKNGKDLVKIADEVASKYNVPIVNKRVSVTPIAIIGNATDATDYTIFAKALDKAAKEIGIDFIGGFSALVDKGFTKGDLRLIESIPAALSQTDRVCSSVNVGSTKSGINLDAVKMMGKTVKELANLSKEADGLAAAKFVVFTNAVPDNPFMAGAFHGVENPDIVLNVGISGPGVVRHALANISKTAKIDEITEAIKKVSFKITRMGELVGKEVANRLGVEFGIIDLSLAPTPAVGDSVGNVLEEFGLEAVGAYGTTLALAILNDAVKKGGAMAATRVGGLTGAFIPVSEDQGMIEATSKGHLNLEKLEAMTCVCSVGLDMIAIPGDTTEAVISGIIADEMAIGMVNSKTTAVRLIPVPNKKAGDRVVFGGLLGEADIIDINNLDCSVLINRGGKVAPPIQALKN, from the coding sequence ATGAATTTATTACCAGACGAAATACTGGAAACAATAGATATGATAGAGATGCAAAATCTTGATGTGAGAACAGTTACAATGGGAATCAGCCTGTTAGACTGTATCGAAACATCGGCTGAAAAAACAGCTGAAAATATTTACAACAAAATTGTAAAAAATGGAAAAGATTTGGTAAAAATCGCAGACGAAGTGGCTAGTAAATACAATGTCCCAATCGTAAACAAAAGAGTTTCTGTTACACCGATTGCAATAATTGGAAATGCTACAGATGCGACTGATTACACTATTTTTGCAAAAGCGTTAGATAAAGCTGCAAAAGAAATCGGAATTGATTTTATCGGTGGATTTTCGGCACTTGTTGATAAAGGGTTTACAAAAGGGGATTTGAGATTGATTGAAAGTATTCCAGCTGCACTTTCTCAAACTGACCGTGTTTGCTCTTCAGTAAATGTCGGTTCGACAAAGTCAGGAATCAATTTGGATGCTGTAAAGATGATGGGAAAAACTGTAAAAGAACTGGCTAATTTGTCAAAGGAAGCTGATGGACTGGCAGCGGCAAAATTTGTTGTATTTACAAATGCTGTGCCTGACAACCCTTTTATGGCTGGAGCATTTCACGGTGTAGAAAATCCTGATATCGTGCTAAATGTGGGAATAAGTGGACCTGGAGTTGTAAGACACGCACTTGCAAACATTTCAAAAACTGCTAAAATCGACGAAATTACAGAGGCTATAAAAAAAGTTAGTTTTAAAATCACAAGAATGGGAGAATTGGTTGGGAAAGAAGTTGCAAATAGACTTGGCGTTGAATTTGGAATAATAGATTTATCACTTGCACCAACTCCAGCAGTTGGAGATAGCGTGGGAAATGTGTTAGAAGAATTTGGCTTAGAAGCTGTTGGAGCTTATGGGACAACTTTAGCACTTGCAATTTTAAATGATGCCGTTAAAAAAGGTGGAGCTATGGCTGCGACTCGTGTTGGAGGATTGACAGGAGCATTCATTCCGGTAAGTGAAGATCAGGGAATGATAGAAGCCACAAGTAAAGGACACTTAAATCTTGAAAAATTAGAAGCTATGACTTGTGTTTGTTCAGTTGGACTTGATATGATAGCAATTCCTGGAGATACGACAGAAGCTGTTATTTCTGGTATAATAGCTGATGAAATGGCAATTGGAATGGTAAACAGTAAAACTACGGCAGTGAGATTAATTCCAGTTCCAAATAAAAAGGCTGGAGACAGAGTCGTATTTGGAGGACTTCTGGGAGAAGCTGACATAATTGACATAAATAATTTGGACTGTTCAGTTTTAATAAATCGTGGTGGAAAAGTTGCGCCTCCAATTCAAGCTTTGAAAAATTAA
- a CDS encoding ACT domain-containing protein, whose product MKERIVITVIGADKTGIVANVSTKLSELKLNIIDITQKVFEDNIFAMIMLVEVEKNVDIKKLQEEFKVFEGKIGVKVFLQHEEIFKTMHRI is encoded by the coding sequence ATGAAAGAGAGAATCGTTATAACTGTTATTGGAGCTGATAAAACAGGAATTGTTGCAAATGTGTCAACAAAATTGAGCGAATTAAAATTAAATATTATTGATATAACTCAAAAAGTTTTTGAAGATAATATTTTTGCCATGATAATGTTAGTGGAAGTTGAAAAGAATGTAGATATTAAAAAATTGCAGGAAGAATTTAAAGTTTTTGAAGGAAAAATCGGAGTAAAAGTATTTTTGCAGCATGAAGAAATTTTTAAAACAATGCACAGAATATAA
- the murI gene encoding glutamate racemase, with the protein MSIGVFDSGIGGLTVLKEIRKVLPNEKIFYFGDTARVPYGEKTKELITRYSKEIVEFLLDKEVSAIVVACNTATALALEELKKTFKIPIIGVIKAGAKTAINTTKSGNIGVIGTKATVNSKRYEEEIKKLSENVKVIAKACPLFVPAVEEGILDGKLVDQIIKTYLDDFEKEIDTLILGCTHYPLLKNAIGKIYTDLNIVDPARETALDLKEILEEKNLLKNDATKNREVKYYVTDGKDKFKEIGIMFLDENIEKVELVKL; encoded by the coding sequence ATGTCAATTGGAGTATTTGATTCTGGAATCGGCGGACTTACCGTTTTAAAAGAAATTAGAAAAGTTTTGCCAAATGAGAAAATATTTTATTTTGGAGATACGGCGAGAGTTCCGTATGGAGAAAAGACAAAAGAGCTGATAACTAGGTATTCAAAAGAAATTGTGGAATTTTTGCTGGACAAAGAAGTTAGTGCTATCGTAGTTGCTTGTAACACAGCTACGGCATTGGCGCTGGAAGAATTAAAGAAAACATTTAAGATACCAATAATAGGGGTTATAAAAGCTGGAGCGAAAACAGCGATAAATACGACAAAATCTGGAAATATCGGAGTTATTGGAACGAAGGCAACCGTGAATTCTAAAAGATATGAAGAAGAAATAAAAAAATTAAGTGAAAATGTAAAAGTTATTGCAAAAGCTTGTCCACTATTTGTTCCTGCGGTGGAAGAAGGAATTTTGGACGGAAAACTTGTCGATCAGATTATAAAGACATATTTGGATGATTTTGAAAAAGAAATTGACACGCTTATTTTGGGGTGTACTCATTATCCACTATTAAAAAATGCAATTGGGAAAATTTATACTGATTTAAATATCGTTGATCCTGCGAGAGAAACTGCACTTGATTTAAAAGAAATTTTGGAAGAGAAAAATTTATTAAAAAATGATGCGACAAAAAATAGAGAAGTTAAATATTATGTAACCGACGGAAAAGATAAATTTAAGGAAATTGGAATTATGTTTTTGGACGAAAATATTGAAAAAGTTGAGTTGGTAAAACTTTAA
- the ruvA gene encoding Holliday junction branch migration protein RuvA: MFEYIFGKLAIKKVDYVAIDINGLAYKIYISLKTFEKLNEIGKDEKLYIFTNVKEDNISFYGFKTQNERELFKELITISGVGPKLAIAILSTFEVKEVIEIVSVDEIKIFTKVPGLGLKKAQKIILDLKDKVKKLNISESFEEKSKNSQINFNSEILILKEDLKLALDSLGYQNEDVSKWITDEELCKIGDISEVIKIVLQKIQSKKRK, from the coding sequence ATGTTTGAATACATTTTTGGAAAACTAGCTATAAAAAAAGTAGATTATGTGGCAATTGACATAAACGGACTGGCTTATAAAATTTATATTTCTCTTAAAACTTTTGAAAAATTAAACGAAATTGGGAAAGATGAAAAACTTTATATTTTTACAAATGTGAAGGAAGATAATATTTCGTTTTATGGATTTAAGACACAAAATGAGAGAGAATTATTTAAAGAATTAATCACGATAAGTGGTGTCGGTCCAAAACTTGCAATTGCGATATTGTCGACTTTTGAAGTGAAAGAAGTGATAGAAATTGTGTCAGTTGATGAAATAAAAATATTTACAAAAGTGCCAGGACTTGGACTAAAAAAAGCGCAGAAAATTATTTTGGACTTAAAGGATAAAGTGAAAAAATTGAATATTTCAGAAAGTTTTGAAGAAAAAAGTAAAAATTCTCAAATTAATTTTAATAGTGAAATTTTAATTTTAAAAGAAGATTTGAAATTAGCGCTTGATTCGCTTGGCTATCAGAATGAAGATGTTTCAAAGTGGATAACAGACGAAGAACTTTGTAAAATTGGTGATATAAGTGAAGTAATAAAAATTGTGCTGCAAAAAATTCAAAGTAAAAAAAGAAAATAA
- a CDS encoding low molecular weight protein-tyrosine-phosphatase, whose translation MKKVLFVCLGNICRSPMAEAVFKKMVADENLQDKIIIDSAATSSWEHGNPVHHGTRERLKKEGISTAGMYSRTLEDSDLDSDYIIGMDENNIKDINSFINGRKAGEVKRLLEYAGEARDIADPWFTGDFEKTFADVSKGCQSLLKKLKEEI comes from the coding sequence ATGAAAAAAGTATTATTTGTCTGTCTTGGAAATATATGCCGTTCTCCAATGGCTGAGGCTGTCTTTAAAAAAATGGTTGCAGATGAGAATTTGCAAGATAAAATTATAATCGACTCTGCGGCTACAAGTTCTTGGGAACACGGAAATCCTGTTCATCACGGTACTCGTGAAAGACTGAAAAAAGAGGGAATTTCAACTGCTGGAATGTACTCTCGAACTCTTGAAGATTCAGATTTGGATTCTGATTATATCATTGGAATGGATGAAAATAATATAAAAGATATTAATTCATTTATAAACGGAAGAAAAGCAGGAGAAGTTAAAAGACTTTTAGAATATGCCGGAGAGGCCCGTGATATTGCTGACCCTTGGTTTACAGGGGATTTTGAGAAGACATTTGCTGATGTTTCAAAAGGCTGTCAGTCTCTGTTAAAAAAATTGAAAGAAGAAATTTAA